The DNA sequence TAATATTTACTCAGTTTACTTAACGGTTTTTTCTTAGTAACTATTGACGGCAATTTATTTTTATTTTTCAACAATAATTGTATATTTTTGTTACAGTTATTAATATTTATTGCATCTGTTACTGGTAATTAATGCTATTTTGTATGGTTGAATGGAATTAATAGCAAGGAGATAGAGTTAGTGGGTTTCGGTTTAAATGCTCGTTCGGCGGGTCTAAATCTGTGCCATGAAAATGCTGATGAATTCGTGGCAACTATGCCTTCTGTGGATTTTGTTCAAGTGCATCCAGAGCATTTTCTACAGGATTTGGGAGGTAATTATGTTCATGCTTTTGAGAAATTAAAAGAAAATTATCCTCTTACCTTTCATGGTTTTGGTTTATCTTTAGGTTCGATCGCACCTTTGCCAGAAAATTATCTAAAATTGGTTAAACGCTTACTAGCAGAAAATGAAGGAAGTTTTTTTTCAGAACATTTTTCATGGAGTTCCGTTTCTCATCACCATTTCCATGATTTAATACCCTTTCCTTTTACCCAAGAAGTTTTAGACTATTTTTGCGAAAGAGTTGAACAGGTGCAAGAATATCTCGGTAGTGAGATTTTATTAGAAAATATTAGTAGTTATATGCGTTTTAGCATTTCTGAAATGGACGAAATAGCCTTTATGAATGAAGTGTTTAAACGTACTGGAGCAAAAATGTTATTGGATCTTAACAATCTATGGGCTAACGCTCAAAACTTTGAAGAAGATGCCTTAGAGAGAATGATGGCAATTAAGCCTGAATATGTACAAAGTTATCATTTAGCAGGGTGTACAGCTTGGGGAGATAATAATTATATTGACTATCATGGAGAAGCTGTTAGAGAGGAAGTATGGCAACTATATCAGAAAGCGATGGAAGTATTCGGAGCTAAACCGACTTTAATTGAATGGGAAAATAATATTCCTCCCATTAGCCGAACAGTGGAAGAAGTCCATAAAGCTAAAGCTATTTTAGTAAAGGCCTAGAGTTCAACTCAAGCTCAATTTGTGCCAATAATCGCCGATGAGGACAGGTTTCAGATATGACAATACGGCTAGTAAATTAGTTAAGAGGAGGAGAAAGGGGGATGTGGGGAGAGGAGAAAGCCAGTCATAAGTTCAGAGTTTTTAATTCTTAATTTTTAATTCTTCATTTTTTCTTTGCCCTACCATAACCAGAAAAATTTATCTTGAACTCAGATTAGTTTACTTTTTCGAGAAGATTGGAATTTCTAATTTTTGAAAATAATATGATACATCCTCAATTAGAAGAAATAATTAGTAAGTTAAAACAGTCTTTTATTAACTTATATAATACTAAATTAGACAAAATTATTTTATATGGATCTCAAGCGAGAAAAGATGCTCAAATAGATTCAGATATTGATATTTTAGTAGTTCTTAAAGACAACATTGATCCTTATAAAGAAATAGATAGAACTGGAGATATTATCTATCAAATAAGTTTAGATTATGATGTGGTTTTATCTCGTCATTTTATCTCTTCTGATAAATTTAATTATAGTAATAATCCATTTTTACACAATGTAAAAAAAGAGGGAATTATATTGTGAAATTAGAAGTTGATAAATTAATTAAAAAGGCTAGAGAGAGTTTAGTTGCTTCAGAAATTTTAGCTCAAAATGAACTGTATAATTTTGCAGGATCGAGGGTAGATAACAGTTTGTTGTTATTTAGTAAAATCTATGCTAATCTATGTATATGGAAAAAAGATTAGTTAAGATAGGAGAAGCGGCTAAAATACTAGGAACAACCCCAGACACTCTAAGAAAGTGGGAAGCCACAGGAGAAATAGTGCCGACTAGAAAAACTAAAGGCGGTACTAGATATTACGATGTTGCTGAACTGATGAATTTAGATTCTGGAGATTATCCCACAATAGGGTATGCTCGTGTTTCTAGTCACGACCAAAAAGAAGATTTAGTAAGACAACAAGCAATGTTGGAAGCCTATTGTTCAGCTAAAGGTTGGAGAACTGAAATAATTAAAGACTTAGGCTCAGGCATGAATTATCACAAGAAAGGATTGCTTTTGTTGCTTGAAAAAATACTAAAGAAGCAAATGAAACGTCTCGTTATTACTCATAAAGATAGGTTGCTTCGTTTTGGTTCTGAATTAGTGTTCACATTGTGTGAATTGCAAGGAATCGAGATTGTAATTATTCATAAAGGAGATCAACCGACTTTTGAAGAAGAATTAGCACAAGACGTTTTGGAAATAATTACTGTTTTCAGTGCTAGACTTTATGGTTCAAGAAGTCGTAAGCATAGAAAACTAATGTCAGCATTAACCGAAGAAGGAGACAAATTATTTGAACAAGTACAGAAAAAATGATTAGTTTCAAAACGGAATTAAAACTGAATAATAAGCAACGAACAATTATGGCAAAACACGCAGGAGTTGCACGTCATGCTTATAATTGGGGATTAGCTATTTGCAAGGAAATACTTGATTATAATCAAGCAAACCCTGAAAATAAACAAAAATTTCCCAGTGCTATTGATTTACATAAACGATTAGTAGCAGAAGTAAAAAGTCAAAATCAATGGTATTATGAAGTATCAAAATGTAGCCCTCAACAGGCTCTTAGAGACTTAAGAATTGCTTGGGATAGATCTTTTAACAAAATAGCTAAACCACCTCGATTTAAAAAGAAAAATAACAGAGATAGTTTCTATCTCGAAGGTAATATCCAAATCAAAGGAAACAAAATTAAATTACCTAGAATTGGTTGGGTTAAAACTTATGAAAAATTTATTCCTTCAATTTTAGTAAAAAAATCAGGGAGTAATTGTGTAATTTCTAAACGGGCTAATAGATGGTTTATTTCTTACAAAGTAGATTATGAGCCAGAAAAAATAGAACATCCTTTTGGTAGAGTCGGTTGTGATATTGGCATAAAAAAACTAGCTACATTGAGTAATGGGTTAGTATTTCCCAATGTTAAAGCCTATAGAACTGTCAAGAAAAAGTTAGCACATTTACAAAGAGAATTAAGTAGGAAAGTAAAGGGTTCTACTAACTATAAAAGAGCATCGGTAAAATTGGCAAAACTCCATTATCGGATTAGTTGTATTCGGAAAGATGCCATTCACAAATTAACTCATTACCTCACTAAAAACCACAGTGAGGTAGTGATTGAAGATTTGAATGTGTCTGGAATGCTACAAAATCACCGATTAGCCAGTGCCATAGCAGACTGTGGATTTTATGAATTTAGAAGACAATTAGAGTATAAATGTGACTGGTATGGGGCAATTTTACACATCGTAGATAGATGTTTTCCATCTTCTAAAACTTGTTCTAATTGCAATGAAATTAAATCAGATTTAAAGCTAAAAGATAGAACCTTTAATTGCTCTTACTGTGGACTAATTATTGATAGAGACTTAAATGCTTCAATTAATTTGGAAAATGCGGTAAGCTCTACCGTGTAAGTCTGTGGAGTGTCAGACAAACTAATAATTTAGATTATTAGGACACGGTGAAGCAGAAAATTGACAGATAATCTTAGATTTTCTTGATTATCATAAGTTCTTTAGAGCGGCTTACTATACTATGTTTTATATAGCGGAGGCTTTTTTATGGACGCAAGGAATGAGTTTTTCTAGTCATTCTGCGGTTATTTCGGCTTTTGGTAAAGAATTTGTCAAAAAAGGTCTTGTTCCCATCGAATTTCATCGTTTTTTAATCAATGCTCAAGATAAAAGGACTCAGGGAGATTACAGTATAGACGATGAAAAACAGTTAAGTTTTGAGGATGTCAGTATTTTAATAGAACAAAGTAAGCTATTTATTAAATGGGCTGAAAAAACAATTATTTAAAATTTTTTACGTTATTTATTTTTAACGGTTCATAGCAAATCCAATTCACTAAATCTCCAAAGAGACTATATACATAATGACAAAAATAGAGACATGGGAAGATACAGGGCAAGGTTATCCTCTGCGTTGGTGGGTTTTGCCGATTGTTTGTTTACCAACTCTGGCGATGTTACTAGATGGAAATATTGTCTTTATTGCCTTACCTGCCATTGGTGACACTTTCCGTTATTTTCCCAATTTGGGGGAATGGGTGTTAGCTTCTTTTTCCTTAGTGGCGGCGGCTCTTTCCTTACCTGCGGGGGAATTGGGCGATCGCATCGGCTTAAGAAGGGTATTTAGCTGGGGTTTATGGTTATTTATCCTCGGTAGTGGTATTTGTTTTTTTGCTTTTAAAGGCTGGATATTAATTTTGGGGAGGGTGATATGTGCTTGTGGGGCGGCAATTCTTGCCCCTGTTGCCTTGGCTTGTTTACGGCGTATTTTTCCTCCAGAAGAACAGGCGATCGCCTTTGGTTATTGGTCTGCTAGTGTCACCATTGGTACAGTGATTGGACCATTTTTAGGAGGATTTTTAGAACATATTGCTAGTTGGCATTGGGTCTTTTTTGCCCCTGTAGTACCTGCTGCGATCGGACTTTTAGGACTGCCTTTATTGCCTTTGCTTCCTGCGAAACAAATTTCCTCCAAACCTGATTATATGGGCATAACTACCATCGGCTTTGCTATCTTTTTCTTTCTCTTTTTCCTGATGGAAAGTCCAAATTTATCCCCCAGTCTTAACATTTTGATTATCTGTCTTTTCTTGCTAACAGTAGTAATGTGGCGACAAAGTGCGAATAAATCATCGGCGGTTATTCCTTTAAATATTATTACTCGTAATAGTTGGTATGTTCCTTCTGTTTTACAACTATTTATTCGAGCATTGTTTGTATTTGTAATGACTTGTTTAACGGTTTATTTTCAAGAAGGGAGAAGTTTATCCGCTTTAGACACATCTATTCATATTTTGCCTTTAAGTATCGTGTCGGGGGTTGTTTCTCTTGCCAGTGGCTATTTAGAAAAATCTTTCGGAGTCAAATATTTAATGATGGCAACTCTTACTTTAACCGCTCTAGGTTTTTGGTCTTTGCGAGATATTCCCCTATCTGGATTTGATGGGGGTGACTGGTTTGGTATGGTAGCTTTTGGCATCCTTTATGGTAACACTGCCCAACTTTCTCACCAAGCCTTAGTTCATTTTCCTAAATCCCAAGCCATGAGAGGTTCTGCCATTAATACCTTAACTATTAACTTAGGTTTAGCTTTAGGGGCGGCTATTTACAGTATTTTTATCTCAATTGCCTTACCATTGAATTTAAAACAGCAGTCTAATTGGCAATTTCCCGTTGAGATACCTAGCAGTGTTCAAGAAATACTCAATCAGGTAGATCAAAATCTTCATACCTCAACTCATAGTCAATCATTACAGGCTTTACAAGAATCTTTAGCCCATAGTTTTGGCTTTGGTTTTACATTGTGTGCTATTTTTTGTGTAATCGCCATTGTCATTACCTACAGTATGCGACCATTTTCATCGAATTAACTATTCACTATTCTTATTCACTAATTGTTATTAATGATTAAAAACAATCCTACCACTGCTGAATATGCAGTACAACGTCTGGCTGATTTAGGAATTCGCCATGTTTTTGGTTTACCAGGAGATTATGCTTTTCCTATCGATGATGCGATCGAATCTAACCCTAATTTAACATGGGTTGTCTGTAGTAATGAACTTAATGCCGCCTATAGTGCCGATGGTTATGCCCGTGTTTTTGGTGCGTCTATCCTCAGTACTACCTATGGAGTGGGAGAATTAGGTGCAATGGCTGGTGTCATGGGAGCTAAAGCAGAAAGATTACCTATTTTTCATCTGGTAGGGATGCCTTCCACTAGGTTAATGCGGACTCGTAAACCCTTACATCATACCTTCGGAGATGGAGAATTTGACCATTTTCATCAATTATCCTCCGCCACCGCCTGTGTTAGCACTATCTTAACCCCAGAAAATGCCATTACCGAAATGGAAAGAGTAATTGCGATCGCACTTTCCCAACGGCAACCAGCAATTATCGCCATAGCTGGGGATTACGCTCAAATGCCTGTGATAGGCAATCCCATACAGGGAGTACCATTACATCAAGTTTCACCCCCAAAAAGTAACCCTCAAGAGTTAGAGTGTGCCGTTAAAACTATCTTACAAAGATTAGAACAAGCCCAACAACCCGTTATTCTTCCCTGTTTTACTCTACTACGTTACGGATTAACAAAACAATTCACCCACCTTCTCAAGATTACTGGTATTCCCTACGCTACCACCAGAATTGATAAAGCCGTAATTTCCGAATCTCATCCCTTATATATGGGTATGTATCGAGGGGCAACTTCAGAATCCGCCCTCCGAGAATATGTAGAATCTGCGGACTTAATTCTTGACATCGGCGGAGTCTTATTTGATGATGTTTCTACAGGTCATGGTTCAGCAAGACTCGATCGAGAAAAGATTATTTCCATTCATCCCCATCATGTAGAAATTCTCTCTAACATTAGTCATATTAATTCTCAATCCCACACTTATAGCCCTGTTTGGATAGAAGATGTCATTAGTAACCTTATAGAGAATATTAAACCCATTTCCCTCAAAAAATTTCCCCAACCTTCCCCCATTACCCTCGAAAAAAGTTCTTCCCAAGCTATTACTTGGCAAACCCTCCGAGCCACAATGCAAAATTTCCTAGAAGCAGAAGATATTTTAATCTGTGAATCTGGTTTAAGCGTTGCTTTCTTATCATCCTTACTGTTACCAAAAAACTGTAGCTTTCATAATCAAACCCTTTGGGCGGCTATTGGTTGGGCAACTCCTGCCACATTTGGGGCGGCTTTAGCAAATCCCCAACGGCGAGTTATCTTAGTTACAGGCGATGGTGCTCATCAACTTACGGCAAATGAAATTGGCACTATGGGGCGTTATGGAGTTAAACCCATAATTATTGTCTTAAATAATGGCATTTTTGGTATTGAAGAGTTTTTAGCAGGAAATAAATCCAATATTTACAATGTTTTATCTCCTTGGAATTATGCTCAGATACCTCATGCAATGGGTTGCGAAAACTGGTATTGTCAAAAAGTTACATCTTTAGATGAATTAAACAACGCCCTTGAAAAAGCAAGACTCCACAATAATGGGGCTTATATAGAAGTTGTTTTAACCGAGAAAATTCCTCCTGCTTTATCTGAAACAATATACGCTCAACGCTATCAATTATCACCTATAAACACTTACCTGAGTCCCCTCTAAAATTGTAGCTTAAGGTAAGCAACGGGCAATAGGCAACAAGCAACAGTACATTTAAGTACATTTAATTAAGATAATATCTGAGTATAAAAAACGACAAAGGAGAGATAATGGCAAAATTATTTGTAGCAAATACAATTACAGATTTAATTTTGGGTGATATAGATGAACATTTACCCATAAATCGCATCCCTTTATCGGGAACTGTTTTAGGTTTAGGTACTACTACCGCAACAGATAACGGTGAATTAGTTTTTCTTCCTAATTTTGAGCAAAATAAAACTTCCATCTACAAATGTAACCCCACTGATGGTAAAACTTATTCTTTATCCCCAACTTCAGAAGTAGATCATTTTCCTTATGTTTGCTTCACAAATGACATTGACGAAGAAGGTATAGAAATCGATGTTTCTAACTTTAATATTACTAATTCTAGTCTGACGGAAATTATCACTCAATCAATTAACCAATGCGGTGTCAAAGCTAGTTATTATGGTGTATATATCAAGTCAATATGGTCATCGGTTGTTTTAACCATTGCATCTAAGTTATGTTTGTGGCAGTGGGCAAGAATGAAGAATTTTGTCTCTGATGAGATTTTTAGTGCAGAAGATAATATCTACACATCATTACAGCATTTTTACTGTGCTGATCAAGAACAGACTGATAACCCAATGAAATACTTGGGTAAAGCAAATTCATGGCAATTAATTGGAATGTATGCCAGTGAACCAAAAACAGGCTTAGTTACAGTACCACAACCTAACCAAAATTTACATATACATGGTATTTGTACAGAAAAAAATTGGGGTGGCCACGTACACCATGAACATAAGATGAGCAAATTACTCCGTATTGATAGTTTAATTATCTATCCCCTTCAAGAAGTTGAAGTAATTGAATCGGATTTAACGATTAAGGATGCTGTATGGCTTGATGATAACCTTGTTTTTACTGTTGTTAACCAAGGATTATTAGATGTGAGTAATCTTCAAATTCACATAGTTCCTAATAATCAATATAGCTCATACATTGGTTGTCGCATTCCTTGGTTAAGTGCTGGTAATTCTTTTCAATTCAATATTCCTAAAGACCAGATTAAACTGAAAACAGGAAAAAACCTTATAAATATTATTGCAGACCCAGACAATTTGATTTTAGAAGCTAATGAAAATAACAATATATTGACTCTTGAGGTTTCTATTTCCCCTGTTTAATCTTTGGGCAGGTTTCAGATAAAGATTATAACTTGATCAATTCTACGGCATCTTTACCATCGATCGCATCTAAATAAACTTTTACTTTTTCCTCTTTAGCGGTAGGTAGAGCTTTACCGATGAAGTCAGGGTGAATAGGTACTTGTCGATGACCTCGATCAACTAAAACTAACAATTTAATAATTTCTGGTCTGCCATACTCTGTAACAGCGTTTAAAGCGGCTCTAATGGTTCTTCCCTTATAAATCACATCATCCACCAAAATTACGGTTTTACCCGTCAAATCAAAGGGTATTTCAGTCTTCTGAGGCGTTCTGGTTTTGATTTGGTCTAAATCATCTCGAAAAAAAGTTATATCTAGCGCACCAACTGCCACCTTAACTTGTTCAATCATTTCTATCTGATTGGCTAATAGATAAGCCAAAGGAACACCCCTTGTATAAATACCCAAGAGGACAACTTGAGATAAATCTGGGGCTTCCTCGACTATTTGTGAAGCTAAACGAATTAAAGTACGACGTATTTCGTCTGCCGAAAGTATTTCTATTATTTGACGAGCCATTATTTAGATAGATTACATTTGAGTTTATGGATTTAGAACATAAGGAAGTGATGAGTTGTTTAGGTATCAGGTGTAAATTGAATAAAGAATTAAATAAATCCCCTTATCTGCCCAATACCTCATATACCTGAAATCTGATCAATATTGATTGACTTATGGATTCTCACTTTCATCTGTTGACTTATTTTCAGTTTCTTCCTTTGATGGGGTTTCTATTTGCTCACTGGATTGACCTTGTATTCCTTCCACTGATATAAGAACCACTGTGATATTATCTGAACCCCCTCCGTCTTTAGCGTTTTGAATGAGAGTTTTAGCCGCTTGTTCTAAATTTTCTACTTCTTGTAAGGATTTGTTAATCAAATCGTCGGGTACTTCTTCGGTTAAACCATCGCTACAAAGCAAGAAGCGATCGCCGTTTTGGACATCATCCATTTTTTGTATATCAATACCTTCGTATAAGTCTCTACGTCCCAAACACTGAGAAAGAACGTGTCTCCAAGGATGATATTTTGCATCTTCTGGGGTAATTTCTCCTGCCCTAATCGCTTGAGAGATCCAAGTATGATCGAGGGTAATTTGATTTAACTCCCCATTACGCCAACGATAAAGGCGGGAATCTCCCACGTGGGCTCGCCATGTTTCATTTTCTCTAAACAGAATTAACACAAGAGTTGTTCCCATGTCTGCTCTTTCGGGATGAAGCACTTGATCCTCTAAAATGCCTTCATTTGCCTGATAAATTGACTTTTCCATCAAATCATAAGAGTCTATAGGCGCATCCCAATTAGCTTCTAGGTATTCTCTAATAACTTCTACGGCAATACGACTGGCTTCTTCCCCTCCAGCATGACCTCCCATACCATCGGCAAGGATAAAAAAACGTCCTTCGGGGTCTGTATAGTGGTTATCTTGGTTGTAGGGTCTAACTAACCCCGGATCAGTTAACCCAATAGATGTACATTTCATACGGTCAATTAATTGATACTAATATTTATAGTTTACGGTCTAATCTATCTAATTGTCTCAATAAACGGAACAAAGATACAGAGGGAAAAATACTTAAAACAAAAACTGCGATCGCAATTTGCCATAATCCGTTAACAATTAGTATCGTAGCAGATAAAATCAAAGCTCCCACAAATAGACTATAATTAGTAGCCATCTGCATCCCTGCAATACGTCGTAAAAGGCGATCGGACTCTTGGGAACGAACCCTAATGCGAATATCTCCCCGTTCTAATTTTTCGATGGCATCTTCTAAGCGTCGGGGTAAACCTAAAGCAGTATTGCTTACTTGCACTGCCTGACGACTTAATTCATCAAACAATGACTTACCACCATCATTACTAAATTCTGACATAATTTGTAAAGCGAAAGGTTGCGCTACTTCCATAAAGTTAAATTCTGGATCTAATCCCTTGCCCACTCCCTCTAAAGTAGAAAAAGCTCTCATCACAAAAGTGAAAGTAGCAGGAAAGCGGAAAGGTTGATCATAAGCGATTTCAAATAAATCCTCGCTAATTTGATTAATGGATTGTTCCTCAAAAGGCTTATCCATAAAGTTATCTAACATAAACTGAATTGACCTGCGCACTGGACCTGGATCATCTGTAACAGATAAAGCCTCTAAATCCACCAAAGCAGAAACGACGCGATCGGCATTTTTTTCCGTAATCCCGAATAACATCTCAATCAACTTT is a window from the Cyanobacterium sp. Dongsha4 genome containing:
- a CDS encoding DUF692 domain-containing protein; the encoded protein is MNGINSKEIELVGFGLNARSAGLNLCHENADEFVATMPSVDFVQVHPEHFLQDLGGNYVHAFEKLKENYPLTFHGFGLSLGSIAPLPENYLKLVKRLLAENEGSFFSEHFSWSSVSHHHFHDLIPFPFTQEVLDYFCERVEQVQEYLGSEILLENISSYMRFSISEMDEIAFMNEVFKRTGAKMLLDLNNLWANAQNFEEDALERMMAIKPEYVQSYHLAGCTAWGDNNYIDYHGEAVREEVWQLYQKAMEVFGAKPTLIEWENNIPPISRTVEEVHKAKAILVKA
- a CDS encoding alpha-keto acid decarboxylase family protein — its product is MIKNNPTTAEYAVQRLADLGIRHVFGLPGDYAFPIDDAIESNPNLTWVVCSNELNAAYSADGYARVFGASILSTTYGVGELGAMAGVMGAKAERLPIFHLVGMPSTRLMRTRKPLHHTFGDGEFDHFHQLSSATACVSTILTPENAITEMERVIAIALSQRQPAIIAIAGDYAQMPVIGNPIQGVPLHQVSPPKSNPQELECAVKTILQRLEQAQQPVILPCFTLLRYGLTKQFTHLLKITGIPYATTRIDKAVISESHPLYMGMYRGATSESALREYVESADLILDIGGVLFDDVSTGHGSARLDREKIISIHPHHVEILSNISHINSQSHTYSPVWIEDVISNLIENIKPISLKKFPQPSPITLEKSSSQAITWQTLRATMQNFLEAEDILICESGLSVAFLSSLLLPKNCSFHNQTLWAAIGWATPATFGAALANPQRRVILVTGDGAHQLTANEIGTMGRYGVKPIIIVLNNGIFGIEEFLAGNKSNIYNVLSPWNYAQIPHAMGCENWYCQKVTSLDELNNALEKARLHNNGAYIEVVLTEKIPPALSETIYAQRYQLSPINTYLSPL
- a CDS encoding nucleotidyltransferase domain-containing protein, whose product is MIHPQLEEIISKLKQSFINLYNTKLDKIILYGSQARKDAQIDSDIDILVVLKDNIDPYKEIDRTGDIIYQISLDYDVVLSRHFISSDKFNYSNNPFLHNVKKEGIIL
- a CDS encoding CARDB domain-containing protein, which gives rise to MAKLFVANTITDLILGDIDEHLPINRIPLSGTVLGLGTTTATDNGELVFLPNFEQNKTSIYKCNPTDGKTYSLSPTSEVDHFPYVCFTNDIDEEGIEIDVSNFNITNSSLTEIITQSINQCGVKASYYGVYIKSIWSSVVLTIASKLCLWQWARMKNFVSDEIFSAEDNIYTSLQHFYCADQEQTDNPMKYLGKANSWQLIGMYASEPKTGLVTVPQPNQNLHIHGICTEKNWGGHVHHEHKMSKLLRIDSLIIYPLQEVEVIESDLTIKDAVWLDDNLVFTVVNQGLLDVSNLQIHIVPNNQYSSYIGCRIPWLSAGNSFQFNIPKDQIKLKTGKNLINIIADPDNLILEANENNNILTLEVSISPV
- a CDS encoding PP2C family serine/threonine-protein phosphatase is translated as MKCTSIGLTDPGLVRPYNQDNHYTDPEGRFFILADGMGGHAGGEEASRIAVEVIREYLEANWDAPIDSYDLMEKSIYQANEGILEDQVLHPERADMGTTLVLILFRENETWRAHVGDSRLYRWRNGELNQITLDHTWISQAIRAGEITPEDAKYHPWRHVLSQCLGRRDLYEGIDIQKMDDVQNGDRFLLCSDGLTEEVPDDLINKSLQEVENLEQAAKTLIQNAKDGGGSDNITVVLISVEGIQGQSSEQIETPSKEETENKSTDESENP
- a CDS encoding HEPN domain-containing protein, with protein sequence MFYIAEAFLWTQGMSFSSHSAVISAFGKEFVKKGLVPIEFHRFLINAQDKRTQGDYSIDDEKQLSFEDVSILIEQSKLFIKWAEKTII
- the pyrR gene encoding bifunctional pyr operon transcriptional regulator/uracil phosphoribosyltransferase PyrR, whose product is MARQIIEILSADEIRRTLIRLASQIVEEAPDLSQVVLLGIYTRGVPLAYLLANQIEMIEQVKVAVGALDITFFRDDLDQIKTRTPQKTEIPFDLTGKTVILVDDVIYKGRTIRAALNAVTEYGRPEIIKLLVLVDRGHRQVPIHPDFIGKALPTAKEEKVKVYLDAIDGKDAVELIKL
- a CDS encoding MFS transporter, with the translated sequence MTKIETWEDTGQGYPLRWWVLPIVCLPTLAMLLDGNIVFIALPAIGDTFRYFPNLGEWVLASFSLVAAALSLPAGELGDRIGLRRVFSWGLWLFILGSGICFFAFKGWILILGRVICACGAAILAPVALACLRRIFPPEEQAIAFGYWSASVTIGTVIGPFLGGFLEHIASWHWVFFAPVVPAAIGLLGLPLLPLLPAKQISSKPDYMGITTIGFAIFFFLFFLMESPNLSPSLNILIICLFLLTVVMWRQSANKSSAVIPLNIITRNSWYVPSVLQLFIRALFVFVMTCLTVYFQEGRSLSALDTSIHILPLSIVSGVVSLASGYLEKSFGVKYLMMATLTLTALGFWSLRDIPLSGFDGGDWFGMVAFGILYGNTAQLSHQALVHFPKSQAMRGSAINTLTINLGLALGAAIYSIFISIALPLNLKQQSNWQFPVEIPSSVQEILNQVDQNLHTSTHSQSLQALQESLAHSFGFGFTLCAIFCVIAIVITYSMRPFSSN
- a CDS encoding RNA-guided endonuclease TnpB family protein — protein: MISFKTELKLNNKQRTIMAKHAGVARHAYNWGLAICKEILDYNQANPENKQKFPSAIDLHKRLVAEVKSQNQWYYEVSKCSPQQALRDLRIAWDRSFNKIAKPPRFKKKNNRDSFYLEGNIQIKGNKIKLPRIGWVKTYEKFIPSILVKKSGSNCVISKRANRWFISYKVDYEPEKIEHPFGRVGCDIGIKKLATLSNGLVFPNVKAYRTVKKKLAHLQRELSRKVKGSTNYKRASVKLAKLHYRISCIRKDAIHKLTHYLTKNHSEVVIEDLNVSGMLQNHRLASAIADCGFYEFRRQLEYKCDWYGAILHIVDRCFPSSKTCSNCNEIKSDLKLKDRTFNCSYCGLIIDRDLNASINLENAVSSTV
- a CDS encoding IS607 family transposase — protein: MEKRLVKIGEAAKILGTTPDTLRKWEATGEIVPTRKTKGGTRYYDVAELMNLDSGDYPTIGYARVSSHDQKEDLVRQQAMLEAYCSAKGWRTEIIKDLGSGMNYHKKGLLLLLEKILKKQMKRLVITHKDRLLRFGSELVFTLCELQGIEIVIIHKGDQPTFEEELAQDVLEIITVFSARLYGSRSRKHRKLMSALTEEGDKLFEQVQKK